The Streptomyces cyanogenus DNA segment GGTGCCGAATCCCCACCTGTGGTCGCCCGACGACCCGTTCCTGTACGACGTCACCGCCCAGCTGACCGGCAGCCCCGGCGGCGACAGGGTCGGCAGCTACACCGGCATGCGTTCGATCGCCGTGAAGGACGTGAACGGCGTGCGCCGGCCGGTCCTCAACGGACGGTTCGTCTTCCAGACAGGCACCCTCGACCAGGGCTACTGGCCGGACGGCCTCCACACCGCGCCCACCGACGCGGCGCTGAAGTACGACCTGCAGAAACACAAGGACCTCGGCTTCAACATGGTCCGCAAACACATCAAGGTGGAGCCGCAGCGCTGGTTCTACTGGGCCGACCGGCTCGGGCTGCTGGTGTGGCAGGACATGCCCTCCATGGACAGCGGCAGGACACCGGACAGCGCGGCCCGCACCCAGTGGGAGAGCGAGTACCGCGCGGTCATCGACCAGCACCGCAGTTCACCCGCCCTCATCCAGTGGGTCGACCAGAACGAGGGCTGGGGCCAGTACGACCAGTCCCGCATCGCGGACATGGTCAAGGCGTACGACCCCTCACGCCTCGTCGACAACATGAGCGGCGTCAACTGCTGCGGCGCACGGGACGGCGGCAACGGCGACGTGATCGACAACCACAACTACGTCGGACCGGGCAACACGCCGACGGATCCGGTGCGCGCCTCGGTACTGGGGGAGTACGGCGGCCTCGGCCACCGGGTCCCCGGACACGAGTGGTTCCCGGGCGGCGGCTTCAGCTACGAGGACCAGCCGACCCGGGCCGCGCTCGACGACCGCCTCGTCGGGCTGCTCGACGGCATCCGGGAGAACGCCATGCCCGCCGGCGGCCTGTCCGCATCCGTCTACACGCAGATCACCGACGTCGAGAACGAGACCAACGGGCTGATGACCTACGACCGTCGGGTCGTCAAGGTGGACGAGTCCCGCGTCCGCGCGGCCAACCAGGCGCTCGTCGCCGCCTCCGGCACCATCGGCCCCCCGGTGCGCCTGCCACTGGAGCAGTACGTGTCCCTCCGCGTCACGACACCCGGCTACACCGACCGCTACATCCGCCACTCCGACGGGCTCGGCTACACCGGGGTGGTCGACTCCGCCAGCAGCGACCTGCTCAAGCAGGACGCCACCTGGAAGGTGTGGCCGGGCCTGGCGAACCGGCTCTGCTACTCCTTCGAGTCGCGCAACAACCCCGGTGAGTTCCTGCGGCACCGCGACTTCCGGGTCCGCCGCGAGGCGGGCGACGACTCCGCGCTGTACAAGGGACGCCACCTGGTGCCCCGTCCGGGGAACCGGCGGCATCCGGCTCTCCGCGTCCGACTTCCCCGGCCAGTACCTCCGGCACATCGACGCCGAACTCTGGCTGGCCCGCTCCGGCGGCACCCACACCTGGGACAACCCGAACACCTTCACCGAGGACACCACCTGGTCCGTCGAATCACCCTGGGCGCCCTGACCGGGGAACCTCCCGCCGACCGGTGTACTCCGCGCCGAGTACACCCGGTTACTCCCGGCGCCGGACGGCACCGCCCGTCCCCTCCGGCACCGTGTCGTCCATGAAGTTGAGCCGACCCGCGCGCCGGGCCTCCCTCGTCGTCCACGTGGCCGCCTCCGCGAGCTGGCTCGGGCTCACGCTCGGATCGCTGGCTCTCGCCGTCACCGCCACCGCCACCGGCTCGGCGGTGACGGCCGAGGCGTCCGTCCGGGCGATGAAGCTCTTCTCGGACTGGCTGCTGCTTCCCGTCGCGTTCCTCACCTCCCTGAGCGGTGTGCTGCTGTCCGTGGGCACCCCGTGGGGACTGCTCCGCCACCGGTGGGTCACCGTCAAGTTCTGGCTGACCCTCGCCGCGACGGCCGCCACGGCCTTCGCGCTGCGCCCCGGCCTCGACACGGCGGTGACCGCCATGACGCCGAGCGGCCCGGCACCCGGCCCCGGCGACCTCCTGCCCGCCCCGATCGTCTCCCTGTGCGCGTACGTCTTCATGACGGCGATCTCGGTCCTCAAACCCTGGGGTCTCACCAGACGGGGACGGAACCACCGCACCACGGCCCGCAGACCGGCACCGGCGCCGGCCGGCCAGGAAGCCGCGGTCCGCTGACCGGACCAGACCGTCGCAGGACGCCGCACGGGATCGGTCGTAGGGTGGAGGAGGCGGCAGAGACATGGCCGCGGCCGGCTGCTTCAGGGCCAGGGTGACTGTGGTGGATGTCGATTTCCGGGTCGAGATCGGTCCCGCCGGTACCGACGGCTACCCGGTGATTTTCCGGACGACGGACGGCGAGGAGGCCTCCGGAACCCTTCGTCTGCCGCCGCCGGAAGAGGTGGCAGTCCAGGCGGCCCGTATTCCGGATGCCGTGCGGGGGTCGTCCGCACGAGTGCGCCGCGCCGCGGTCGAGGGCGAGGCACCGGTCCGGGACCTGGGCCGGCTGCTGTTCGACGCCCTTTTGAAGAACACCGGCGCAAACCGCCTACTCACCGACCGTAGCCGTGCCGCGCAGGTGCGCATGGTGCTCCAGGTGGAACCGCCCGAACTGGCAAGGCTGCCCTGGGAGTTCATGTACGACACCGACGAGGAGATGTACGTGTGCCTAGGCGTCCCGCTGGTGCGCCAACCACAGCTCGCCCGCCCCATGGAGCCGCTCGGCATCACGCCGCCGCTGCGCGTCCTGGGCATGGTCGCCGTACCCGACGACCAGGAGTCACTGGCGGTGCACGTCGAGCAGCACCGCCTGCAGGAAGCCCTGGCCGACCTGGAGGAGAACGAGACGGTCTCGCTGCACTGGGTGCGCGGCCAGACCTGGCGCGAGCTCCGCGACGCCGTACGCCGGGACGCACGCACCGGCACCCGCCGGGACGAATGGCATGTGCTGCACTTCATCGGACACGGCGGATACGACGCCCGGGCCGAGGAGGGCACGCTGGCGCTGGCCGGCGAGCGGGGCGGCACCTACTGGCTGGGGGCGGGGAACCTTGCTCTGCTGCTCGCGGGCCATCCCGCGCTGCGCCTGGCGGTGCTCAACGCCTGTGAGACCGGCCGCGCGGGCGGGCTGAACCCGTTCTCCAGCGTGGCGGGTGCGCTGATGCGTAAGGGCATGCCCGCCGTCCTCGCCATGCAGTACGAGGTGAGCGAGGACGCCGCCATGGAGTGCACTCACGCCTTCTACAGCGCCCTGGCCCGCAAGGTGCCCATCGACGTGGCGGTCATGGAGGCCCGGCAGGCCATAACCCTGGCTCACCCGGGCACCTTGGAGTGGGGCACGCCCGTGCTGTACATGCGTTCCCTCGACGGTCGCATCTTCGGCAACCCGGTCTCCGAAACGGGCGAAGACACAAGGGTCGGCCGGAAGTCGGCCGACCCGACCGGCTTCCCCGAGCTGTACACCGACGGCCGCGCGGCCGCCTTCATCGAGGACTGGGACGCGGCGGTCGATGCCTTCCGGGCGATCGTCGCCCGGGACCCCGACTACCGCGACGCCCGGACCTGGCTCGGCCGAGCCCGTCACCAGCAGCGACTCGCGGCGCTGTACGCCGCGGGCGCCGCATCGGCCACGGCGCGCGACTGGGACCAGGCGGTCAAGCACCTGGAAGCCGTCGTCACCGCCGAGGCCGGCTACCGGGACGCCGCCGCGCTGCTTGAGCGGGCCCGCGA contains these protein-coding regions:
- a CDS encoding CHAT domain-containing protein encodes the protein MDVDFRVEIGPAGTDGYPVIFRTTDGEEASGTLRLPPPEEVAVQAARIPDAVRGSSARVRRAAVEGEAPVRDLGRLLFDALLKNTGANRLLTDRSRAAQVRMVLQVEPPELARLPWEFMYDTDEEMYVCLGVPLVRQPQLARPMEPLGITPPLRVLGMVAVPDDQESLAVHVEQHRLQEALADLEENETVSLHWVRGQTWRELRDAVRRDARTGTRRDEWHVLHFIGHGGYDARAEEGTLALAGERGGTYWLGAGNLALLLAGHPALRLAVLNACETGRAGGLNPFSSVAGALMRKGMPAVLAMQYEVSEDAAMECTHAFYSALARKVPIDVAVMEARQAITLAHPGTLEWGTPVLYMRSLDGRIFGNPVSETGEDTRVGRKSADPTGFPELYTDGRAAAFIEDWDAAVDAFRAIVARDPDYRDARTWLGRARHQQRLAALYAAGAASATARDWDQAVKHLEAVVTAEAGYRDAAALLERAREERTRAELREVIRDLYERGQWQAVLVAAERLRERDPEGTAADPERETMLGTARAELEKAARDERLSRHYSEALDHIEDGDWARALASLGEIQAVAPDYRDTGRLVERLWNEVNATKPVTESTGPQAAERPARCHRFVVPHRVTALAFSAGGDRLAVALTMRTALVTDPSGEDRVRMRHGGLYTGVRHVCFHPDGRRIATAGGATARVWDARTGSQLREVDHGAAVYAVAFSPDGSHLATAGHDAHVRIWDVETGAELVRLRHTASVRCIAFSSDGLRLASSGADRIVRVWDIETGTRILKLELDGSVSAVAFTSDGHRLAVGGYRTASIRDAVSGASLVEVNHKGEVRGLALSPDDGYVATIGDCMARVWETDTGREVFHHAHYKGRGIAFSHDGSRLATGNDRWVRVYALEELRPHD
- a CDS encoding DUF2269 domain-containing protein — encoded protein: MKLSRPARRASLVVHVAASASWLGLTLGSLALAVTATATGSAVTAEASVRAMKLFSDWLLLPVAFLTSLSGVLLSVGTPWGLLRHRWVTVKFWLTLAATAATAFALRPGLDTAVTAMTPSGPAPGPGDLLPAPIVSLCAYVFMTAISVLKPWGLTRRGRNHRTTARRPAPAPAGQEAAVR